From a single Shewanella donghaensis genomic region:
- the metA gene encoding homoserine O-acetyltransferase MetA — protein MPVRIPDDLPAAEILESENIFVMSETRAANQDIRPMRVLILNLMPNKIETETQLLRLLGNTPLQVGVDLLRIHDKESKHTSIDHMNTFYRDFEAVKENNYDGLIITGAPLGQIDFEDVVYWDHIKEIIDWSQQHVTSVLFLCWAGHAGLFHLYDLHRKLLDKKRSGVFKHSRSLTPHPLLRGFDDEFYAPHSRFAEMDIEAIKQHPDLEVLAESDEAGAYIVLSRNSRNLFVMGHPEYQKSTLNDEYQRDLAQDCNPDIPKNYYRNDDPEQDAIVRWHSHGSLLVSNWLNYYVYQLTPYDLSDMSAMTPWESDK, from the coding sequence ATGCCGGTTAGAATTCCAGATGATTTACCTGCAGCAGAAATATTAGAATCAGAAAATATCTTTGTGATGTCTGAAACGCGTGCAGCGAATCAAGATATTCGACCTATGAGAGTGTTAATTCTCAATCTAATGCCTAACAAGATTGAAACAGAAACCCAATTACTGCGCTTATTAGGTAATACGCCATTACAGGTAGGGGTTGATTTGCTGCGGATTCATGACAAAGAATCTAAGCACACCTCCATTGATCACATGAATACTTTTTATCGTGATTTTGAAGCGGTAAAAGAAAATAACTATGATGGTTTAATTATAACGGGTGCGCCTCTCGGTCAAATAGATTTTGAAGATGTGGTTTATTGGGATCACATTAAAGAAATTATTGATTGGTCACAGCAACATGTTACTTCGGTACTATTTTTGTGTTGGGCAGGTCATGCAGGCTTATTTCATCTTTATGATTTACACCGTAAATTATTAGATAAAAAACGTTCAGGGGTGTTTAAGCATAGTCGCTCTTTGACTCCGCATCCGTTATTGCGGGGGTTTGATGATGAATTTTATGCACCGCATTCACGGTTTGCAGAAATGGATATTGAAGCGATAAAACAACATCCTGATTTAGAAGTCTTGGCTGAATCTGATGAAGCTGGTGCCTATATTGTATTAAGCCGAAATAGTCGAAACTTGTTTGTCATGGGCCATCCAGAATATCAAAAGTCGACGTTAAATGATGAATACCAACGAGACTTAGCCCAAGATTGTAATCCTGACATTCCTAAAAATTATTATCGCAATGACGATCCTGAGCAAGATGCGATAGTGCGCTGGCATAGTCATGGCAGCTTATTGGTAAGTAACTGGTTAAATTATTATGTTTATCAGCTAACGCCTTATGATTTATCTGATATGAGCGCTATGACGCCGTGGGAGTCTGATAAATAG
- a CDS encoding SDR family NAD(P)-dependent oxidoreductase — protein sequence MTQANAIIVGASSHLSKEIARQLAEQKVSLVLFVQDPDSMAEFAQSLPTKVDVLPLNIENPAAIISQLEKVWLSLDGAHLVLVNTGLNGYSEALPWELEQDIIDVNVRGFAAICNTTFRLMREQGYGQIAAINSIAGLRGGPSVAYHASKAFAQNYLEGLSMHAQRLKLPITITDIQLGLLDKAAMQQSKLWLPPLPKVAKQIIVAMQKGKRKVYVTKRWRLVAWLTLLLPEFIYNTRHWKTKVKK from the coding sequence ATGACTCAAGCAAACGCAATAATAGTGGGCGCTAGCTCACATCTTAGTAAAGAAATAGCCCGTCAATTAGCCGAGCAAAAAGTTTCATTGGTGCTATTTGTGCAAGATCCAGACTCAATGGCTGAATTTGCACAAAGCTTACCGACTAAAGTTGACGTGTTGCCACTCAATATTGAAAATCCTGCAGCCATTATTAGCCAACTTGAAAAAGTTTGGCTAAGTCTCGATGGTGCACACTTAGTGTTAGTTAACACCGGTCTAAATGGATACAGCGAAGCACTACCTTGGGAACTTGAACAAGATATCATTGATGTTAATGTTCGAGGGTTTGCTGCAATTTGTAATACCACTTTCAGACTGATGCGTGAGCAAGGTTACGGTCAAATTGCGGCAATTAATTCTATTGCTGGTTTACGCGGTGGTCCTAGTGTGGCTTACCATGCATCAAAGGCTTTTGCGCAAAATTATCTTGAAGGCTTGAGCATGCATGCGCAGCGATTAAAGTTACCGATAACGATTACCGATATTCAACTGGGATTATTAGACAAAGCGGCTATGCAGCAAAGCAAACTCTGGTTACCTCCGCTACCAAAAGTAGCTAAACAAATTATCGTTGCAATGCAAAAAGGTAAGCGCAAAGTCTATGTCACTAAACGCTGGCGTTTAGTTGCTTGGTTAACCCTTTTATTACCCGAGTTTATTTATAACACTCGCCACTGGAAGACTAAGGTTAAGAAGTAA
- the napF gene encoding ferredoxin-type protein NapF, translating to MSQSINHSRRNLFRRRKSDAQRPPWVKSDIEFTDECTRCNACIDACETKVIIKGDGGFPEISFTNDECTFCQQCATACKEPIFDLTQAEPWAIKALVNDTCLTYQGVWCQSCKDACDPRAITFKMAVGQIPKPIIDIDACTGCGACVAPCPSASINIIEPKSVG from the coding sequence ATGAGTCAGTCAATTAATCACAGCCGCAGAAATCTTTTTAGAAGACGTAAATCTGATGCCCAAAGACCACCATGGGTTAAGTCTGATATTGAATTTACCGACGAGTGTACCCGCTGTAATGCTTGTATTGACGCTTGCGAAACTAAGGTGATTATTAAAGGTGATGGCGGCTTTCCTGAAATATCATTTACCAATGACGAATGCACTTTTTGCCAACAATGCGCCACCGCCTGTAAAGAGCCTATATTTGATTTAACTCAAGCTGAACCTTGGGCAATAAAAGCCCTGGTGAATGACACTTGCCTTACTTACCAAGGCGTTTGGTGTCAAAGCTGTAAAGATGCCTGTGACCCACGTGCGATTACATTCAAAATGGCTGTAGGCCAGATACCAAAACCTATTATTGATATTGATGCCTGTACAGGTTGCGGTGCTTGTGTCGCCCCATGTCCTTCTGCTTCGATCAATATTATTGAACCCAAGTCTGTGGGTTAA
- a CDS encoding 4a-hydroxytetrahydrobiopterin dehydratase gives MSELSEMKCEACQIDAPKVTGQELIDLSKMVADWTVENRDGINQLERVYKFKNFKLAMEFTNKLAELAEVEFHHPGILTEWGKVTVTWWSHSIKGLHKNDFIMAAKTDQLLNS, from the coding sequence ATGTCTGAATTATCAGAAATGAAGTGTGAAGCTTGCCAAATTGATGCGCCAAAAGTAACTGGCCAAGAGTTAATTGACCTGAGTAAAATGGTTGCTGATTGGACTGTTGAAAACCGTGACGGCATTAACCAATTAGAGCGTGTCTACAAGTTTAAAAACTTTAAACTTGCGATGGAATTTACCAACAAACTTGCTGAACTTGCTGAAGTTGAGTTCCATCATCCTGGCATCTTAACTGAATGGGGAAAAGTGACTGTAACCTGGTGGTCACATTCAATTAAAGGCTTACATAAGAATGATTTCATTATGGCAGCGAAAACCGACCAGTTGCTTAATTCATAA
- a CDS encoding nucleotidyltransferase family protein, which produces MNYEAQLKTWILEDKMRVAALQQVADLFAELNITDWYIAAGFVRNLVWDKQHQASFISLNDVDVIYYCTEEISVYRDRLIELALSERLTLPWSVKNQARMHEKNNHPAYTSTLDAMSYWPEQQTAVAVKLNAKGELEIEALFGFESLFSLSVSYNPKADEQVFMERVASKPWFKQYPQLSLAL; this is translated from the coding sequence ATGAACTACGAAGCTCAGTTAAAAACTTGGATTTTAGAAGATAAAATGCGTGTTGCTGCACTACAACAAGTAGCAGACCTTTTTGCTGAGCTTAATATTACGGATTGGTACATTGCTGCCGGTTTTGTGCGTAATTTAGTATGGGATAAGCAGCATCAAGCGAGCTTTATTTCTCTCAATGATGTCGATGTTATTTACTATTGCACCGAAGAAATTAGCGTCTATCGAGATAGATTAATTGAGCTAGCTTTATCTGAGAGACTAACACTACCCTGGTCAGTAAAAAACCAAGCGAGAATGCACGAGAAAAATAACCACCCAGCCTATACATCAACCCTTGATGCCATGTCATATTGGCCAGAACAGCAAACCGCAGTAGCGGTAAAACTGAATGCTAAAGGTGAGCTTGAAATAGAGGCACTATTTGGCTTTGAAAGTTTGTTCAGTTTATCGGTAAGTTACAATCCAAAAGCAGATGAGCAAGTGTTTATGGAAAGAGTCGCCAGTAAGCCGTGGTTTAAACAATACCCACAATTATCACTTGCCCTTTAA
- the phhA gene encoding phenylalanine 4-monooxygenase, with the protein MSKATNYTAKIPDSDGYIQYSDEEHDIWHQLYQRQAINMPGRACEAYMKGLDALNMPTNRVPQLKEIDKVLMATTGWKTEGVPALISFGKFFELLANKQFPVATFIRSKEEFDYLQEPDIFHEIFGHCPLLTNPSFAHFSHIYGQLGLAASKEERVFLARLYWFTVEFGLMKAKDDQLNIYGGGILSSPGETLYALSDEPERKPFKLLDVLRTPYRIDIMQPIYYVIDSVDFLDEIARMDIMAEVTRARQLGMFEPKFAPKSIAS; encoded by the coding sequence ATGAGCAAAGCAACAAATTATACCGCTAAGATCCCTGATAGTGACGGCTACATTCAGTACTCTGATGAAGAGCATGATATCTGGCACCAATTGTATCAGCGTCAAGCGATCAATATGCCTGGTCGAGCTTGTGAAGCCTACATGAAAGGTCTTGATGCGTTAAATATGCCTACAAACCGTGTACCGCAATTAAAAGAAATCGACAAAGTGTTGATGGCGACCACGGGTTGGAAAACAGAAGGCGTGCCAGCATTAATCTCTTTTGGGAAGTTTTTTGAATTATTGGCCAATAAACAGTTTCCAGTGGCCACATTTATTCGCTCAAAAGAAGAGTTTGATTACTTACAAGAACCTGATATTTTTCATGAAATATTTGGCCATTGTCCGTTATTAACGAATCCTTCATTTGCACATTTTTCGCATATTTATGGCCAGTTAGGCCTAGCAGCATCGAAAGAAGAGCGGGTCTTTTTAGCAAGATTATATTGGTTTACTGTTGAGTTTGGTTTAATGAAAGCCAAAGATGATCAACTGAATATTTATGGTGGCGGTATTTTAAGCTCACCGGGTGAAACCTTATATGCCCTTAGCGATGAGCCTGAACGTAAGCCATTTAAGCTATTAGATGTGCTGCGAACACCGTATCGCATTGATATTATGCAACCGATTTATTATGTGATCGACAGTGTTGATTTTCTGGATGAAATTGCACGAATGGATATTATGGCTGAGGTGACTCGTGCAAGACAGTTAGGTATGTTCGAGCCTAAATTTGCCCCTAAATCTATAGCTAGTTAA
- a CDS encoding DUF7661 family protein — MAPKQFIKFDVFGKSMSITWQEYDNSQGEWLLFRDSGTGLRSRIFDVIIPAEIEESNLGRYLDDIFHENATEKHSQVIRLN, encoded by the coding sequence ATGGCTCCGAAGCAATTCATTAAATTCGATGTATTTGGTAAATCCATGTCAATTACATGGCAAGAGTATGACAATAGTCAGGGTGAATGGCTGTTATTTAGAGATTCAGGTACCGGACTTCGTTCTCGCATCTTCGATGTCATCATTCCAGCAGAGATAGAAGAGTCAAATTTAGGCCGCTATCTAGATGATATATTTCACGAAAATGCCACAGAAAAGCATTCACAAGTCATAAGACTGAATTAG
- a CDS encoding fumarylacetoacetate hydrolase family protein, whose product MKLASYNNGRRDGQLMLVSKDLSKAVAVPAIAHTMQQLLDAWDLLNPQLQELYEALNAGMMDNAVDFDEAKCLSPLPRAYQWADGSAYVNHVELVRKARGAEMPATFWTDPLVYQGGSDCFIGPKADIEMASEEYGIDFESEIAIVTDDVKMGVTTENAAQHIKLLMLVNDVSLRNLIPGELAKGFGFFQSKPSSAFSPVAITPDELGERWQDSKVHLPLVTHLNGDLFGRPNAGVDMTFNFSQLVSHVAKTRPLAAGAVIGSGTISNYDRSAGSSCLAEKRMLEIIADGKAKTPFMHFGDTVRIEMFDDQDNSIFGSIDQKVVEYKA is encoded by the coding sequence ATGAAACTTGCAAGTTATAACAACGGTCGCCGTGATGGCCAACTTATGTTGGTAAGTAAAGATTTATCTAAAGCCGTTGCCGTACCTGCGATAGCTCATACAATGCAGCAATTATTAGATGCTTGGGATTTACTCAACCCGCAACTACAAGAATTATATGAGGCATTAAATGCCGGTATGATGGACAACGCAGTCGATTTTGATGAAGCTAAATGTTTATCTCCACTTCCTCGTGCTTACCAATGGGCTGATGGCAGTGCTTACGTAAACCACGTTGAACTGGTTCGTAAAGCTCGCGGCGCTGAAATGCCTGCAACGTTTTGGACTGATCCTTTAGTTTACCAAGGTGGTTCAGACTGCTTTATAGGACCTAAAGCTGACATCGAAATGGCCAGTGAAGAATATGGTATCGATTTCGAATCAGAAATCGCGATTGTGACTGATGACGTTAAAATGGGTGTAACGACTGAGAATGCCGCCCAGCACATTAAATTATTGATGCTAGTCAACGATGTGTCATTACGTAATCTTATTCCTGGTGAGCTTGCGAAAGGGTTTGGTTTTTTCCAATCTAAGCCTTCTAGTGCGTTTTCTCCTGTGGCAATTACCCCTGATGAATTGGGTGAAAGATGGCAGGACAGTAAAGTTCACCTGCCATTAGTGACTCATTTAAACGGTGATTTATTTGGTCGTCCTAATGCGGGCGTGGATATGACGTTTAACTTTAGCCAGTTAGTTTCACACGTGGCTAAAACACGTCCGTTAGCGGCTGGCGCAGTGATTGGTTCAGGCACTATTTCAAACTATGATCGCAGCGCCGGTTCTAGCTGTTTAGCTGAAAAACGTATGCTTGAAATTATTGCAGACGGTAAAGCAAAAACACCATTTATGCATTTTGGTGACACGGTAAGAATTGAAATGTTCGATGATCAAGATAACTCTATCTTTGGTTCTATCGATCAAAAAGTGGTTGAATACAAAGCTTAA
- a CDS encoding tetratricopeptide repeat-containing diguanylate cyclase: protein MSVSHCCNNAFRLLFINFLMICTLYSIVSFANADMVEPLPNLVVQDVAINSVAIKNMAVKSEAVKNTDSYKPLIGKIKLDLKQFDHAQDKLDYLQQQQLLARLSKLEQAELWNLIAIEQEALDQLNKAILSYTEAINIAETEPISDILVISYIERSFIKYLQSNDTSQYCPDRDIALDLARQIDSPKVLAKALTQSAFCYADTNVFEKGLQRLEEALIIAKHNDFTPNKLAMIYNSTGAIYRSNGLHKYAYEYFNEAYKLWGTVNDIKDMFNMQHNMAGSSANMSDWDAAQVHISILFELAKQNPNFKDFMFFAEFNAGKVNFFQQKYDVAIDHLTAATRLQNTTNEKFFVGTAYGFLALSYMQQQQTELAFEAASQFLHSAAFESSSPFLKTSILALEKFSTQDYLESFNVLLSSVNHERETYASAMDKDVIYSSLEHSAKVSEYEIQILENQLSINILNLKSETDKQRISKLSLIVTSLIIAVLLVITAFLIQSRRFFKRRSQTDYLTGIANRRYTMEQGDIIFAAAKKKNQSCAVIIFDIDKFKRINDTYGHSIGDLAIKYTARKAKNWVKKSDILGRIGGEEFLVILPKTDLDTALDIAERLRESIEQQTFQFDDVNIQFTISLGVAVIDSDSSSLDQLVQKADNALYKAKNNGRNQVVSI, encoded by the coding sequence ATGTCAGTAAGTCACTGTTGCAATAATGCTTTTAGATTATTGTTTATTAATTTTCTGATGATATGCACCTTATACTCTATCGTATCTTTTGCCAATGCAGATATGGTTGAACCGCTTCCTAATTTAGTTGTACAAGATGTGGCTATAAATTCAGTGGCTATAAAAAATATGGCTGTAAAAAGTGAGGCTGTAAAAAACACAGACTCATATAAGCCATTAATTGGAAAGATAAAGCTCGATCTCAAACAGTTTGATCACGCACAAGACAAGCTTGATTATTTACAACAGCAGCAGTTATTAGCAAGGTTGAGTAAACTAGAACAAGCTGAGTTATGGAATTTAATTGCCATTGAACAAGAAGCATTAGATCAGCTCAATAAAGCCATTTTATCCTATACCGAAGCAATCAATATTGCTGAAACAGAGCCCATTTCTGACATCTTAGTGATCAGCTATATTGAACGCTCATTTATCAAATATCTACAGTCGAATGATACCAGCCAATACTGTCCTGACAGAGATATCGCGCTTGATTTAGCTCGTCAAATCGACTCGCCCAAAGTGCTAGCAAAAGCGCTGACACAAAGTGCTTTTTGCTACGCGGATACCAATGTGTTTGAAAAAGGGTTACAGCGCTTAGAAGAGGCGCTAATTATTGCAAAACATAATGATTTTACGCCCAATAAGTTAGCCATGATATATAACTCAACAGGCGCTATTTATCGTTCAAATGGTCTACATAAATATGCCTATGAATATTTTAATGAAGCTTATAAGTTATGGGGAACAGTCAACGACATCAAAGACATGTTTAACATGCAGCATAATATGGCCGGTTCATCGGCAAACATGTCCGATTGGGATGCTGCGCAAGTGCATATTTCAATATTATTTGAGTTGGCGAAACAAAATCCTAACTTTAAAGATTTTATGTTTTTTGCGGAGTTTAATGCAGGTAAAGTCAATTTCTTCCAACAGAAATATGATGTAGCAATTGATCATTTAACTGCAGCGACAAGGTTACAAAATACCACCAATGAAAAGTTTTTTGTGGGCACTGCTTATGGCTTTTTAGCGTTAAGCTATATGCAACAACAGCAAACAGAATTGGCATTTGAAGCAGCGAGTCAATTTCTGCATTCAGCAGCGTTTGAATCTAGTTCACCATTTTTGAAAACATCAATATTAGCGTTAGAGAAATTTTCAACACAAGATTATCTTGAAAGCTTTAATGTACTTTTATCGAGTGTTAATCACGAGCGTGAAACCTATGCTTCAGCAATGGATAAAGACGTCATTTACTCTTCACTGGAACATAGCGCAAAAGTGTCTGAATATGAAATTCAAATATTAGAAAACCAATTATCAATCAATATCTTAAATCTTAAATCAGAAACAGATAAGCAACGAATTTCAAAACTGAGTTTAATTGTCACCAGTCTTATCATTGCAGTGCTGTTAGTGATTACCGCCTTTTTGATTCAATCTCGGCGCTTTTTCAAGCGCCGCTCACAAACTGATTACTTAACAGGCATTGCTAATCGACGTTATACCATGGAGCAAGGGGATATTATTTTTGCTGCTGCTAAAAAGAAAAACCAATCATGTGCGGTGATTATTTTTGATATTGATAAATTTAAGCGAATTAATGATACTTATGGCCATAGTATCGGTGATTTAGCGATTAAATATACTGCACGTAAAGCAAAAAACTGGGTCAAGAAAAGTGACATTCTAGGCCGGATTGGGGGCGAGGAGTTTTTAGTCATCTTGCCCAAAACAGATTTAGACACAGCTTTAGACATAGCAGAGCGATTACGAGAAAGCATCGAACAGCAAACATTTCAATTCGATGACGTAAACATCCAATTTACTATCAGCCTTGGCGTTGCTGTTATTGATTCTGATTCATCATCACTCGACCAATTAGTTCAAAAAGCCGATAACGCATTATATAAAGCCAAAAATAACGGTCGTAATCAGGTTGTTTCAATATAA
- the tyrR gene encoding transcriptional regulator TyrR, producing MRLEVSCLDRIGLAKDILEVLETYGINLIAIDASNRGFLYLQFAEIAFETLSELMPLIRKVESVHDVRTVSFMPSEQEHYALKTLLQTLPDSVFSINAKGRIRIVNESALLTLNMQEHEVTDESLNHWVQGFNFSRWLTEAPVLAQATRVQIGSNEYLAEMLPIYLPDENNASILAGAVVSLKSPARVGKQFNALQNQTTGFDNVLAVSDKMKDVLKQAKRMAQLDAPLLITGETGTGKELMAKASHDASMRREHAFIAINCAALPDSVAEEELFGFVSNGQVVKRGLFEEGKGGTVFLDEIAEMSRAAQVKLLRLLQDGTFRRIGGDEEVRADVRIICSTQKNLAELCQSGEFREDLYYRIHVLSYHMPSLRERKVDVIPLTEMFLEHYSQQLSSPLRRISASCRDYLFTYAWPGNVRQLKNAVFRAVSMWDGSAELTVEQLKLPSYAEGFGYFDEEFEGSLDQAMKEYEASLLRRLYPAYPSTRQLAKKLGVSHTAIANKLRDYKITKKR from the coding sequence ATGCGTTTGGAAGTGAGTTGTTTAGATCGTATTGGCCTTGCCAAAGATATTCTCGAAGTATTAGAAACTTACGGTATCAACCTGATTGCTATTGATGCCAGTAACAGAGGTTTTTTGTACCTTCAATTTGCGGAAATCGCTTTTGAAACCCTAAGCGAATTAATGCCGTTAATCAGAAAAGTAGAAAGTGTACATGATGTTCGCACTGTCTCTTTTATGCCTTCAGAGCAAGAGCATTACGCCCTTAAAACGCTATTGCAGACCCTGCCTGACTCAGTTTTTTCTATCAATGCCAAAGGCCGTATTCGAATTGTAAACGAATCAGCGCTTTTAACCCTCAACATGCAAGAACATGAAGTCACTGACGAGTCATTGAATCATTGGGTGCAAGGGTTTAATTTTTCTCGTTGGTTAACTGAAGCGCCAGTATTGGCTCAAGCGACTCGCGTTCAAATCGGCAGTAATGAATATTTAGCTGAAATGCTGCCTATTTACCTACCTGATGAAAACAATGCCAGTATTTTAGCGGGGGCGGTTGTTTCTCTTAAGTCTCCAGCCCGAGTTGGCAAACAATTCAACGCGCTGCAAAATCAAACCACAGGCTTTGATAATGTATTAGCCGTTAGCGATAAAATGAAAGATGTGCTTAAGCAAGCTAAGCGCATGGCGCAACTTGATGCACCATTATTGATTACAGGTGAAACCGGTACCGGCAAAGAATTAATGGCCAAAGCCAGTCATGATGCCAGTATGCGCCGTGAACATGCGTTTATTGCCATTAACTGCGCAGCATTGCCAGACAGTGTTGCAGAAGAAGAATTATTTGGCTTTGTGTCAAATGGGCAAGTGGTTAAGCGCGGCTTATTTGAAGAAGGCAAAGGTGGTACGGTTTTCTTAGACGAAATTGCCGAAATGTCTCGAGCTGCACAAGTTAAGTTACTGCGTTTATTGCAAGATGGTACCTTCAGACGCATTGGCGGTGACGAAGAAGTCAGAGCGGATGTGCGTATTATTTGTTCTACCCAAAAGAACCTTGCTGAACTGTGCCAATCGGGTGAGTTTAGAGAAGATTTATATTACCGAATCCATGTGCTGAGCTATCACATGCCGTCACTGCGTGAACGTAAGGTCGATGTCATCCCGTTAACAGAGATGTTCTTAGAGCATTACAGTCAGCAATTATCGAGTCCTTTAAGACGTATCTCTGCATCATGTCGTGATTACTTATTTACTTATGCGTGGCCGGGTAATGTACGCCAACTTAAGAATGCGGTTTTCAGAGCTGTGTCAATGTGGGATGGCTCTGCGGAGTTGACTGTAGAGCAGCTTAAACTGCCATCTTATGCCGAAGGTTTTGGCTACTTTGATGAAGAGTTTGAGGGCAGTCTCGATCAAGCGATGAAGGAATATGAAGCCAGCTTATTAAGACGTTTGTATCCAGCTTATCCAAGTACCCGTCAATTAGCTAAAAAGCTCGGTGTGTCTCATACCGCGATTGCCAATAAACTGCGCGACTACAAAATTACTAAAAAACGCTAA
- the maiA gene encoding maleylacetoacetate isomerase — MKLYGYWRSSAAYRVRIALNLKQLEAEQISIHLVKNGGEQHSEMFAQLNPQNLVPALVDSDDEGEFSLTQSLAILEYLEEQYPQCSLLPQGAKNRAIVRAMAQAVACEIHPLDNLRVLQYLVKEMAVSEEDKMNWYHHWIHLGFAALETQLAVHSGQYSFGDSPSLADICLIPQVYNAYRFNVDLSAYPNIVRIWQSCNELAAFADAAPELQDDAS, encoded by the coding sequence ATGAAATTATATGGTTATTGGCGTTCAAGTGCTGCGTACCGTGTTCGTATCGCACTTAATCTTAAGCAGTTAGAAGCTGAACAAATATCCATTCATTTAGTGAAAAACGGCGGTGAGCAACATAGCGAAATGTTTGCCCAATTGAACCCACAAAACCTCGTACCCGCCTTGGTGGATAGCGATGATGAAGGGGAGTTTAGCTTAACTCAGTCACTGGCGATTCTTGAGTATCTTGAAGAACAATATCCACAATGTAGCTTATTGCCACAAGGCGCTAAAAATAGAGCGATAGTGCGAGCAATGGCGCAGGCGGTGGCATGTGAGATACACCCTCTTGATAACTTACGGGTATTACAATATCTCGTTAAAGAGATGGCGGTAAGCGAAGAGGATAAAATGAACTGGTATCACCACTGGATCCATTTAGGCTTTGCGGCGTTGGAAACCCAATTAGCGGTTCATTCTGGTCAATATAGCTTTGGCGATAGCCCAAGCTTAGCGGATATTTGTCTTATCCCTCAGGTTTATAATGCTTATCGATTTAATGTCGATTTATCAGCATATCCTAATATTGTACGAATCTGGCAAAGTTGTAATGAGCTAGCCGCATTTGCTGATGCCGCTCCTGAGTTACAAGATGATGCTAGCTAG
- the ompW gene encoding outer membrane protein OmpW: MNKKIALSLVAASLLSAGISSAAVAHQAGDFIVRVGAAVVSPNESSPVIAGISEFSVDDNTQVGLNFTYMLTDNWAVELLAATPFSHEISLEGVGKIAETKQLPPTLVAQYYFGDAQSKLRPYVGVGINFTNFYDNEITNATALELNSLSLSNSWGAAAQVGLDYQVNSNWLVNASVWYADISTDVNFNAGETPYPEVTVDIDPWVYMVSVGYTF; this comes from the coding sequence ATGAATAAAAAAATAGCCCTTAGCCTCGTTGCTGCAAGTTTATTATCTGCTGGTATTTCATCTGCTGCAGTCGCCCATCAAGCGGGTGATTTTATCGTTCGAGTTGGCGCCGCAGTCGTGAGCCCAAACGAGTCTAGTCCTGTTATTGCAGGCATTTCTGAATTTTCAGTCGACGATAATACCCAAGTTGGTTTGAATTTTACTTACATGTTGACAGACAATTGGGCTGTTGAGTTACTGGCAGCAACCCCTTTTTCGCATGAAATATCGCTTGAAGGCGTAGGTAAAATTGCTGAAACTAAGCAGTTACCACCAACATTAGTCGCACAATATTACTTCGGCGATGCTCAATCAAAACTGCGCCCATATGTTGGTGTTGGTATTAACTTTACTAATTTTTACGATAATGAAATTACTAATGCTACCGCTCTTGAATTAAACAGTTTAAGTTTAAGTAACTCTTGGGGCGCAGCTGCTCAAGTGGGTTTAGATTATCAAGTAAATAGTAACTGGTTAGTAAATGCATCAGTTTGGTACGCAGACATTTCAACAGATGTTAATTTTAATGCAGGTGAAACGCCATACCCAGAAGTGACTGTAGATATTGATCCTTGGGTATATATGGTCAGCGTTGGCTATACATTCTAG
- a CDS encoding YbaY family lipoprotein — protein sequence MKIAMTRFTAKVLLPIAIVFGLMACATTHDLVTISGDIMYRERIALPDDAVLTVQIKDVSLQDTKAIVIAERVLDNVVTPQAFEFQIAADQFQQGHSYAVGARIEVNGKLWFINTQTYRVDVNETQQLNIIVNKVGG from the coding sequence ATGAAGATTGCAATGACGCGTTTCACTGCAAAAGTACTTTTACCAATCGCAATTGTTTTTGGCTTAATGGCTTGCGCAACAACGCATGATTTGGTGACTATTTCAGGCGATATTATGTATCGAGAACGAATAGCATTACCGGATGATGCGGTACTAACGGTGCAGATAAAAGATGTGTCGTTACAAGACACCAAAGCAATTGTTATTGCTGAACGAGTTTTGGATAACGTGGTCACTCCGCAGGCATTTGAATTTCAAATTGCAGCGGATCAATTTCAGCAAGGTCATAGCTACGCCGTAGGTGCTCGAATAGAAGTAAATGGCAAACTGTGGTTTATCAATACACAAACTTACCGCGTTGATGTAAATGAGACACAGCAGCTAAATATTATTGTTAATAAAGTGGGTGGATAG